A portion of the Sabethes cyaneus chromosome 3, idSabCyanKW18_F2, whole genome shotgun sequence genome contains these proteins:
- the LOC128743421 gene encoding tRNA-uridine aminocarboxypropyltransferase 2, whose translation MADITGEDTVWDDLANIPADPPKMREICDKCRRPMPVCWCSALPTEPLNPKSRIILLQHPAEEKRALRTAPMLSVGLAPGKCLIYKGKKFPKCDSELESILTDEKSLLLYPSARSIPIEQLDQSEGPYNLILIDGTWPQAKAIYASSSILHGMRQVKLVSSGNSSYIIRTQPTDGCLSTLETAIEALSILEQNASYREQLLRPLHALCQFQLDKGAVTHQSKEFLIKHNQYPKLIGRRLNKLLRNAEHLKDTNHDWTESEIKH comes from the exons ATGGCCGACATAACGGGCGAAGATACAGTCTGGGATGATTTAGCTAACATTCCAGCTGATCCACCAAAAATGCGAGAAATCTGTGACAAATGCAG ACGTCCAATGCCGGTTTGTTGGTGTTCTGCACTTCCTACTGAACCGTTAAATCCTAAGAGTCGCATTATATTGCTACAACATCCGGCCGAAGAAAAGCGAGCTCTGCGGACCGCTCCAATGCTTTCAGTTGGATTAGCCCCGGGAAAGTGTCTTATTTACAAAG GTAAAAAATTTCCCAAATGTGACTCCGAACTGGAATCCATTCTCACCGATGAAAAATCGCTACTTCTCTATCCCAGCGCCCGGTCGATTCCGATCGAACAACTTGACCAATCCGAGGGTCCATACAATCTCATCCTAATTGATGGCACTTGGCCACAGGCAAAGGCCATTTACGCCAGCTCCAGTATACTGCATGGAATGCGGCAGGTTAAACTGGTCAGTTCGGGCAACAGCAGCTACATCATCCGAACGCAACCGACGGACGGGTGCTTGAGCACGCTGGAAACTGCCATCGAAGCGCTTAGCATTTTGGAACAGAATGCTAGCTACCGAGAGCAGCTGCTGCGCCCGCTGCATGCCCTGTGTCAGTTCCAGCTGGACAAGGGTGCGGTCACGCATCAGTCCAAAGAGTTTCTCATCAAGCATAACCAGTATCCGAAGCTGATCGGTAGGCGGCTGAATAAACTACTGCGGAATGCCGAACATCTAAAGGACACCAATCATGATTGGACggaaagtgaaataaaacacTGA